The Pelodiscus sinensis isolate JC-2024 chromosome 13, ASM4963464v1, whole genome shotgun sequence genome includes a region encoding these proteins:
- the IDS gene encoding iduronate 2-sulfatase isoform X2: MNVLFIVADDLRPALGCYGDSLVKSPNIDQLASRSVVFQNAYAQQAVCAPSRVSFLTGRRPDTTRLYDFHSYWRVHAGNYSTIPQYFKENGYTTLSVGKVFHPGISSNHSDDYPYSWSMPPFHPSAEKYENSKTCKGKDGELHANLVCPVDVTEVPLGTLPDIQSTKEAIRLLNLMKIKNRKFFLAVGYHKPHIPLRYPQEFLKLYPMENITLAPDPQVPAELPTVAYNPWTDIRQREDVQALNISFPYGPIPEDFQRQIRQSYFAAVSYLDTQVGLLLNALDDAGLSNNTIVMFTADHGWSLGEHGEWAKYSNFDVATRVPLMFYVPGKTSSFARPGERLFPYLDPFTHVSDFVAPGKAKKMVELVSVFSTLAELAGLWVPPACPDASFHVALCTEGPSVVRHFNATDEDVYATAYDSDYDLEDDYEEPIAFSQYPRPADTPQWDSDKPELKDIKIMGYSMRTVDYRYTVWVGFNPSNFSADLQDVHAGELYMVGSDPNEDHNIYNSSLHGDLVKKFLRFLRR; the protein is encoded by the exons ATGAATGTTCTCTTCATAGTAGCGGACGATCTGCGTCCTGCTTTGGGCTGTTACGGTGACAGTCTTGTGAAATCTCCAAACATCGATCAGCTGGCATCTCGCAGCGTTGTGTTCCAGAACGCATACGCTCAA CAAGCCGTATGTGCTCCGAGCAGAGTGTCTTTTCTAACGGGACGCAGGCCCGACACCACCCGGCTTTACGATTTCCACTCCTACTGGAGAGTACATGCGGGAAACTATTCCACAATACCCCAGTACTTCAAAGAGAATGGCTACACGACCCTGTCCGTGGGGAAAGTGTTTCACCCTG GGATTTCTTCCAATCACAGTGATGACTATCCATACAGTTGGTCCATGCCACCTTTTCATCCCTCTGCTGAAAAATACGAAAACAGTAAG ACGTGTAAAGGAAAAGATGGAGAGCTTCATGCCAACCTGGTTTGCCCTGTCGATGTGACTGAAGTGCCTTTGGGTACCTTGCCAGATATACAGAGCACCAAGGAAGCCATACGCTTGCTGAACCTCATGAAAATAAAGAACCGTAAATTCTTCCTGGCTGTCGGTTATCACAAACCACACATCCCCCTGAGGTATCCGCAG GAGTTTCTCAAGCTGTACCCGATGGAAAACATCACACTAGCCCCAGACCCTCAGGTGCCTGCAGAACTGCCCACTGTGGCGTATAACCCCTGGACGGATATCCGACAACGGGAAGACGTCCAGGCGTTAAACATCAGCTTTCCTTATGGACCAATTCCAGAAGACTTCCAG CGGCAGATTCGTCAGAGCTATTTTGCTGCAGTTTCTTACCTGGATACGCAGGTTGGCTTGCTACTGAACGCCTTGGATGATGCTGGGCTCTCGAATAACACAATTGTGATGTTTACGGCTGATCATG GATGGTCTCTGGGTGAACATGGAGAATGGGCGAAATACAGCAattttgatgtcgccacccgcgtcCCACTGATGTTCTACGTACCAGGGAAGACGTCTTCCTTTGCTCGTCCAGGAGAGAGACTCTTTCCCTACCTTGACCCCTTCACTCATGTTTCGGACTTTGTAGCTCCAG GAAAAGCCAAAAAAATGGTTGAGCTTGTGTCTGTCTTCTCAACACTGGCTGAACTTGCAGGCCTGTGGGTTCCTCCAGCATGCCCTGACGCTTCATTTCATGTTGCGCTCTGCACCGAGGGGCCGAGTGTTGTCCGGCATTTTAACGCCACTGACGAGGATGTCTACGCTACTGCCTATGACAGTGACTATGACCTTGAAGATGACTATGAGGAGCCAATAGCTTTCAGCCAGTATCCACGGCCTGCAGACACTCCCCAGTGGGACTCGGATAAACCAGAGCTGAAAGACATAAAAATCATGGGGTATTCCATGCGCACTGTTGACTATCGCTATACTGTGTGGGTTGGGTTTAATCCCAGTAACTTTAGTGCTGATTTGCAGGATGTTCATGCTGGAGAGCTGTACATGGTAGGAAGTGATCCCAATGAGGATCATAACATCTATAACAGTAGTTTGCATGGGGACCTGGTCAAAAAATTTCTTAGGTTCCTCAGGCGTTAG
- the IDS gene encoding iduronate 2-sulfatase isoform X1, with protein sequence MRAAPPARRAAAWPWLLGLCCAGILLPAGAGPLPPARDGMNVLFIVADDLRPALGCYGDSLVKSPNIDQLASRSVVFQNAYAQQAVCAPSRVSFLTGRRPDTTRLYDFHSYWRVHAGNYSTIPQYFKENGYTTLSVGKVFHPGISSNHSDDYPYSWSMPPFHPSAEKYENSKTCKGKDGELHANLVCPVDVTEVPLGTLPDIQSTKEAIRLLNLMKIKNRKFFLAVGYHKPHIPLRYPQEFLKLYPMENITLAPDPQVPAELPTVAYNPWTDIRQREDVQALNISFPYGPIPEDFQRQIRQSYFAAVSYLDTQVGLLLNALDDAGLSNNTIVMFTADHGWSLGEHGEWAKYSNFDVATRVPLMFYVPGKTSSFARPGERLFPYLDPFTHVSDFVAPGKAKKMVELVSVFSTLAELAGLWVPPACPDASFHVALCTEGPSVVRHFNATDEDVYATAYDSDYDLEDDYEEPIAFSQYPRPADTPQWDSDKPELKDIKIMGYSMRTVDYRYTVWVGFNPSNFSADLQDVHAGELYMVGSDPNEDHNIYNSSLHGDLVKKFLRFLRR encoded by the exons ATGCGGGCGGCGCCCCCCGCTCGCCGCGCGGCCGCGTGGCCCTGGCTGCTCGGGCTGTGCTGCGCCGGGATCCTGCTGCCTGCCGGCGCcgggccgctgcccccggccagag ATGGCATGAATGTTCTCTTCATAGTAGCGGACGATCTGCGTCCTGCTTTGGGCTGTTACGGTGACAGTCTTGTGAAATCTCCAAACATCGATCAGCTGGCATCTCGCAGCGTTGTGTTCCAGAACGCATACGCTCAA CAAGCCGTATGTGCTCCGAGCAGAGTGTCTTTTCTAACGGGACGCAGGCCCGACACCACCCGGCTTTACGATTTCCACTCCTACTGGAGAGTACATGCGGGAAACTATTCCACAATACCCCAGTACTTCAAAGAGAATGGCTACACGACCCTGTCCGTGGGGAAAGTGTTTCACCCTG GGATTTCTTCCAATCACAGTGATGACTATCCATACAGTTGGTCCATGCCACCTTTTCATCCCTCTGCTGAAAAATACGAAAACAGTAAG ACGTGTAAAGGAAAAGATGGAGAGCTTCATGCCAACCTGGTTTGCCCTGTCGATGTGACTGAAGTGCCTTTGGGTACCTTGCCAGATATACAGAGCACCAAGGAAGCCATACGCTTGCTGAACCTCATGAAAATAAAGAACCGTAAATTCTTCCTGGCTGTCGGTTATCACAAACCACACATCCCCCTGAGGTATCCGCAG GAGTTTCTCAAGCTGTACCCGATGGAAAACATCACACTAGCCCCAGACCCTCAGGTGCCTGCAGAACTGCCCACTGTGGCGTATAACCCCTGGACGGATATCCGACAACGGGAAGACGTCCAGGCGTTAAACATCAGCTTTCCTTATGGACCAATTCCAGAAGACTTCCAG CGGCAGATTCGTCAGAGCTATTTTGCTGCAGTTTCTTACCTGGATACGCAGGTTGGCTTGCTACTGAACGCCTTGGATGATGCTGGGCTCTCGAATAACACAATTGTGATGTTTACGGCTGATCATG GATGGTCTCTGGGTGAACATGGAGAATGGGCGAAATACAGCAattttgatgtcgccacccgcgtcCCACTGATGTTCTACGTACCAGGGAAGACGTCTTCCTTTGCTCGTCCAGGAGAGAGACTCTTTCCCTACCTTGACCCCTTCACTCATGTTTCGGACTTTGTAGCTCCAG GAAAAGCCAAAAAAATGGTTGAGCTTGTGTCTGTCTTCTCAACACTGGCTGAACTTGCAGGCCTGTGGGTTCCTCCAGCATGCCCTGACGCTTCATTTCATGTTGCGCTCTGCACCGAGGGGCCGAGTGTTGTCCGGCATTTTAACGCCACTGACGAGGATGTCTACGCTACTGCCTATGACAGTGACTATGACCTTGAAGATGACTATGAGGAGCCAATAGCTTTCAGCCAGTATCCACGGCCTGCAGACACTCCCCAGTGGGACTCGGATAAACCAGAGCTGAAAGACATAAAAATCATGGGGTATTCCATGCGCACTGTTGACTATCGCTATACTGTGTGGGTTGGGTTTAATCCCAGTAACTTTAGTGCTGATTTGCAGGATGTTCATGCTGGAGAGCTGTACATGGTAGGAAGTGATCCCAATGAGGATCATAACATCTATAACAGTAGTTTGCATGGGGACCTGGTCAAAAAATTTCTTAGGTTCCTCAGGCGTTAG